The proteins below are encoded in one region of Apium graveolens cultivar Ventura chromosome 4, ASM990537v1, whole genome shotgun sequence:
- the LOC141718859 gene encoding uncharacterized protein LOC141718859: protein MELARSLEAKHLRAFSDSMLVVKHFMGEYEQRDPRTKAYAAKVRDASLSFKTFELSQIGRENNARADALSKLASAETQNLTGSVYLTEAKMPSIEKKECLEIDQGSDWMTPLRNFLEKGILPPDRREALKIKYRASSYTIINGRMYRRSVSQPLLRCLNIEEQRQALEAVHEGICGEHLAGRSLAFRILRQGFF from the coding sequence ATGGAGCTGGCCCGAAGCCTTGAGGCGAAGCATCTAAGGGCTTTCAGCGACTCCATGCTGGTTGTGAAACACTTCATGGGGGAATATGAGCAAAGAGATCCCCGAACGAAAGCATATGCTGCCAAGGTAAGAGATGCTTCTTTGTCATTTAAAACCTTTGAGCTAAGTCAAATCGGCAGGGAGAACAATGCTCGGGCGGACGCCCTTTCCAAGCTAGCTTCGGCCGAGACACAGAACCTAACTGGTTCTGTTTACCTCACCGAAGCCAAGATGCCTTCGATTGAGAAGAAAGAATGTCTAGAGATTGACCAGGGGAGCGATTGGATGACCCCCCTCAGGAACTTTCTGGAGAAAGGCATTCTACCTCCAGACCGAAGGGAGGCgctaaaaataaaatatagagCGTCGAGCTACACAATCATTAATGGGCGGATGTATCGCCGATCAGTCAGTCAACCCCTGCTACGATGTTTAAACATCGAAGAACAACGACAGGCTCTTGAGGCGGTGCACGAAGGAATTTGCGGCGAGCACCTGGCCGGTCGGTCCCTTGCCTTTAGAATTCTCCGACAAGGATTCTTCTAG